The nucleotide window CCCTTCCACCTCGCAGACGTCGTAGAGCATCTGCATCGCTTCGCCTGCGGCCGTCGCTTCGTCGAGCAACGAAGCTCCGGCCACATCGAGGCCCGTCAGGTCCATGACCATCTGCTGGAAGTTCACCAGTGCCTCCATGCGGCCCTGGGAGATCTCGGCCTGGTAGGGCGTGTACTGCGTGTACCAGCCCGGGTTCTCCAGGATGTTGCGCTGGATCACCGGCGGCGTGAAGCAGTCGTGGTAGCCCGCGCCGATAAATGAACGAAACAGCTGGTTTTGGGACGCCAACGCTTCCAGCGTCGCAAGCGCTTCCGCCTCGCTCCGCGGCGGAGGCAAGTCCATGTCGCCCTCGCACCGGATCGCGGCCGGCACGGCTTCGCCCACCAAGGCTTGCAGGCTGCAAGCGCCGAGCGCGCGGAGCATCGTTTCCACCTCTGCCGGGCGGGGCCCGATGTGGCGGTCGGCGAAACGAGCCCCGGCGGCGTGGGCAGAAAAGGGGCCAGGCGAAACGGCGTTGGTCATGGGCGAAATTGTCAGCTGCGTATTGGATGCGGGAAGCGGCTCAGTCGGTGCTGTCTCTCACGAAGGTCTCGTACGCCTCCGCGGTCATCAGCTTTCCGGTCTCCGAGGCGCTGGCAACTTCGATCTGGACGAGCCAACCCTGGTCGTAAGGGTCTTCGTTGACGTACTCGGGCGAGTCGCTGAGCGGAGTGTTGACCTTGACGACGCGGCCCGTGAGGGGCGCGAAGAGGTCAGAGACGGCCTTGACCGACTCGACCGAGCCAAATACCTCGCCCTGGGTCACCATCTCGCCCTCGCGCGGTAGATCGACCTGGGTCACGTCGCCCAGCTGCTCGACCGCGAACTGCGTGATGCCCACCGTGGCCACGTTGCCTTCGATGCGGGCCCACTCGTGGTCTTCGGTGTACATCAGGTCGGAGGGATAGTTGTCACTCATGCTGGGATGGCTCCTTGTCGTTGTCGGCGCGAATTGAGGAATGGGGGCTCGGCAGCTTACCGTTTGGGGCGGCGGTAAAACGGCCCGTCGACGATCTCGGCGGCTGCCTGTTTGCCTCGGCAGTCTACGAAAACGGTGGAGCCGGCCAAGGCCTTGGCAGAGGGTACATACGTCAGGCCGATGTTTTTTCCCACCGTGGGTCCTACCCCTCCCGACGTCACTTCACCCAGGACATCCCCCGGTTGGCCGTCGTGCACATCCAGAACGGGATACCCGTGCCGAGGAATGCCGCGGTCCTTCATGACGAAGCCCACGAGCCGCTTTGCCACGCCCGAGGTCTTCTGCGCGGCCAAAGCGTCCGCGCCCACGAACGCTCCTTTGTTCAGCTTAACCACCCAGCCAAGTCCCGCTTCGAGAGGACTCGTGTCCTCGGTGAGATCATTGCCGTACAGGGGCAACCTCGCCTCGAGCCGCAAGGTGTCCCGCGCGCCGAGGCCTACGGGCCCGCCTCCGACGCGTTCCGCTTCGGCGACCAAGGTGCCAAAGAGCTCTGCCGCGTCGGCCGGGGCGCAGAAGATCTCCACACCGTCTTCGCCGGTGTATCCGGTGCGGGCCACCCACACGGGTTTTCCGGCGAGGTTGAGGTTTGTTCGAAACCCAAATGAAGGAAGCGTCGAGATCCCGGGCACGCCGAGCGCCCCCTCCAGAACCTCGATGGCTTTGGGGCCCTGGAACGCGATGAGCGCCGTGGCGTCGGAGGCATCCTCGAGGGTACAGAGGTCGCCGGTCACCTCCCGGAACCAAGCCAGGTCCTTGGCGATGTTGGCCGCGTTCACCACGGTGAGAAGGTGGTCCTCCGCGACGCGGTAAACGATGAGATCGTCGACGATGCCCCCTCGGGGGTTGCAGGCCACCGTGTAGAGGGCCTGGCCATCGCTCAGGCGGCCCACATCGTTGGTCACGAGGTTCTGCACGGCGTGCAGCGCGCGGGCTCCCCGGAAGTGGAACTCGCCCATGTGCGAAACGTCGAAGACGCCGACAGCCTGCCGGGTGTAGGCGTGCTCCGCCAGAATCCCGGCTTTGTAGTTGACGGGCAGCGCCCAGCCGCCGAAGTCGATGATCCGGGCCCCCAGGCGCTCGTGGGCCTCGAAAATGGGGGTCCTCTTGAGGGGGCTACCGGCACCGGCGTGAGAGTCAGACATGAACGGCGCCATACTGAGAGAAACGGGGCCGCTAATCAAGGGTCAGGGTAGGGCGCCGCCCTGGAGGCTTCCGCCACCGGGACCGGGGCGCTGGCGGGGTTCAGGTACCAGGCGAGCACGGTGGCGGCTTGGTCCTGAACCGCCCGCGCCAACGCGGTATCGGTCACCTCGTTCATGAGGATCGAGAACACCAAAGGCGCGCGGTTCGGCGAGCCCACGAGCCCCGAAAGGGCACTCGTTCCGAGCAGCGTCCCCGTTTTGCCCCTGACGTAGCGCTCGGCGGGGCTACCCGCCATGCGCTGGGCGAGGGTGCCGTCGATGCCGGCCAGGGGCAGCGAGGCCGCAAACTCGCCCGAAATACGGAAGTCCCGCAGGGCCGCTCTCAGCACCACCGCGATCTGTTCCGAGGAAAACCGGTTCGAGTCGTAAAGGCCCGCCGCGTTCTCCATGCGGTAGGTGCCGCGTTTGATTCCCAGGGCCTCGAGGTAGCGCGCGACGGCTTCGAGGCCCTTGTCCCAGCTCCCCGGGGCTTGTAACGCCTCGGCCCCCAGCGTACGGACGAGCTGCTCCGCGACGAAGTTGTTCGATCGCTTGTTCATCTCGTGCACCACCACGGCCAGCGGTTCCGAGACGTGGGTTGCCAACAAGCGCAGCCCCTCGGGCGTAGGCCCCACCTCGACTTTTCCCTGTAGGGTGATGCCTCGCCGAGCCAACATGACGAGCGCGGTGTGTCCCAGGTAAAGCGCGGGGTCCACCACCCTGCGGGAGAAGGTGCGAGGTGTTTGGTCGGTCGTGATGCGCCCGCCGATCTGAATGCGGGTTTTGCCGTCGGTGCCAGCGAGCGTTTCAATCACGGGCCACGCCGGCGCTCGGCTCGAGGACAGGATGCGGCCCGTGACCTCGAAGTGGTCGGAGGCTGGCTCGAGCAGGACCCGCGCGGCCTGG belongs to Myxococcales bacterium and includes:
- the gcvH gene encoding glycine cleavage system protein GcvH, whose product is MSDNYPSDLMYTEDHEWARIEGNVATVGITQFAVEQLGDVTQVDLPREGEMVTQGEVFGSVESVKAVSDLFAPLTGRVVKVNTPLSDSPEYVNEDPYDQGWLVQIEVASASETGKLMTAEAYETFVRDSTD
- the gcvT gene encoding glycine cleavage system aminomethyltransferase GcvT produces the protein MSDSHAGAGSPLKRTPIFEAHERLGARIIDFGGWALPVNYKAGILAEHAYTRQAVGVFDVSHMGEFHFRGARALHAVQNLVTNDVGRLSDGQALYTVACNPRGGIVDDLIVYRVAEDHLLTVVNAANIAKDLAWFREVTGDLCTLEDASDATALIAFQGPKAIEVLEGALGVPGISTLPSFGFRTNLNLAGKPVWVARTGYTGEDGVEIFCAPADAAELFGTLVAEAERVGGGPVGLGARDTLRLEARLPLYGNDLTEDTSPLEAGLGWVVKLNKGAFVGADALAAQKTSGVAKRLVGFVMKDRGIPRHGYPVLDVHDGQPGDVLGEVTSGGVGPTVGKNIGLTYVPSAKALAGSTVFVDCRGKQAAAEIVDGPFYRRPKR
- the dacB gene encoding D-alanyl-D-alanine carboxypeptidase/D-alanyl-D-alanine-endopeptidase, encoding MRLTPSTRLRLACHALFGASLLACAAPQRPAAPATPAPASPLASPARPSDGTLTATPSAPEMTAERLAAALGPRTLALPPLPSPPADGAARAKWLGAQLDALFGGPGQVPAPLGAAKVSVSVLDQETGRVLYAREPKAQLNAASNVKLVTSSAALSLLGPEYRFRTAVYGPQRTSGRYLEAGGELAGDLYFRGGGDPTFETADLSELANQLWALGIRRIKGNLVVDPTFFDSRVLPPAYEQKDESGAYRAPSSATSLNANAVAITVLPAPKPGQAARVLLEPASDHFEVTGRILSSSRAPAWPVIETLAGTDGKTRIQIGGRITTDQTPRTFSRRVVDPALYLGHTALVMLARRGITLQGKVEVGPTPEGLRLLATHVSEPLAVVVHEMNKRSNNFVAEQLVRTLGAEALQAPGSWDKGLEAVARYLEALGIKRGTYRMENAAGLYDSNRFSSEQIAVVLRAALRDFRISGEFAASLPLAGIDGTLAQRMAGSPAERYVRGKTGTLLGTSALSGLVGSPNRAPLVFSILMNEVTDTALARAVQDQAATVLAWYLNPASAPVPVAEASRAAPYPDP